The nucleotide sequence GATATATTAATACTAAAGTAACCAAATTTAAAGTCATTTACATCCTCACAGAAAATAGAAGTCAAAGAATCATCCCCAACAAGAAGACCAACTAGAATCATATATGAAGTTAAAAGTGTCATAAGTCGAAGAGGCCCAAACTCTACTCATACACCAGAATCATCATGACCGGTCTTATGCACAATTTGTGTGAGCCGTCTTTAACTTTACTAAAAAGTAGATTAAAAAACCTTTAaatattaatattttatttatGAATAGAGCATAAAATCATAAATTAACCAAAAATATAGGTTTTGATAATGGCGGATCCAGAAAAACAACAATATTATTTAGGCTAATGAGAAATAAAAAGAATCTGACCTCTTACACAAAGGATGATATGGTTAACCAAGTGCGCTAATCTTTCATATTTATTAATATTATAGTAAATTTTTGTTAGTTGTATGTACATCTGCATATATCAAAGACTAGTTATTCTATGAATATAAAAAAAGACAGGTTATTCTAAAAGAAAACACTTTTTCAAAACCCTGAACTCGGAATGAATCAGCTAGCTAACCAAGTTTATTTATGACTTCTAATTATGTTCTACCAAAAATAAATGGGGTTCACTTTCACaagctattttttttatttttctgacatGGGAATGCTAATTTAAAagttattttttttagaaaaggaggacgacccccggcctctacatAAAAGTtattttttttttgtgtgtgtgaactTAGTTATAATGGATCACCTGCAGATTTGTGGTATTGCTTCAAAGCTTGCAGGGTCTTCAAGAACCTTGCAAGACAAGGTATCTCTCCAGTCGGCCGGGGTCGTCACCTTGAAATCTCCATGAAAGCTGAAGAAGTTAACCTTCTGAGCAAAGTCACGCGAGTACCACTTTGCCTTCTCCTCCTGAGGAAGCTCATGGAAAGCTCGGACACCTCTCTGGACTCCCTCGATGACGCCGAGAGGAATCCCGTGATCGACCAGCTGAAAGAATCCCCATGACTCGGCCGCTTTCTTTATCTCCTCCACGATCTCCTTCCGACTCTCTGGGCAATCAAACCCGCTGAGATCAATCACAGGGAATCGAAGGCCGCGAACCTTGTGAAGACGCTCGTCGTCTACGGGGAGTGAAGAGTTGAGGAGGTTCTCCGGAGGGTGTATGAACATGGTGGGAAGCTTGGTGACGCCGGCGTCGACGAGCCCTTTGACGCCGGCTTTGCTCTCGTCGAAGGCTTTGATCTCCGTCTCACGCTGGCTGTAATCCACAACTGGCGCCATGGCTTGTTTGAGCAAGAACAAGTTTGCAGGTGATCGCTCTGTTCTGCCCGTTTATATGTAGGTGGAATCGGGAGCAGGTTTTGAAGATACGTTGGTCTCATCGACGGCCTGTGCTACTGATCAAGCTTTGGTTTGCACGCCTTTTGGCAGCGGAGCACGCTCACGCGCTCGTGCAGTGCGAGGTAGCTATGCTTAATTTGGCGCGAACTTAAACTTGTGCGAGCCGAGCTGGAGCGTTTGCCGTTTGATGTGTAGCAGAGGCATCGTAGCTGGTGGGACTCATCTCCAGAGAAGAGGAACCTGGGTTTCCAAACGCTCCGTTCCACTACAACGAGCCGGCCTTTGGTGGCTAGAGATACAATTATTGTACAATGATTAGCATGATTTTTATTGAAACCGAGGCAAGAGATTTGCCCCATTCATTACTTAAGAGAGAAAGAGTCCATAGTACATGGCACCGGCTCCACAGCACAGCCCGTCAGAGAAGAAACAACACCAACAGCAATATAGAAGGATTACTCTCGCGGCAATGATGATGCTCAAATGCCTAGCCCCAACGGTGATCCAAAGTCTGGCCTCGTCCTGGATCAGCTTTAGGATGtagaggggaggaggggaggcctGGATTTTCTTTCTGAACACTCTAGCATTTATCGTTTCAAATAACCCAATTGACAACCATAGTGAGGGAAGCCATGGCCTTCTGATTTGCGGTATCTGGCTTTGACATATTAGTCCATCAACTCTTTGTGTTGCGCTCCGTCGCCCACCTATTTATCTCAAGCGCTCCTAGTTCCAACCACTCATTAACCATCCGCCAAACCCGCATCGTGTACAAGCATTTGTGAACACGTGGGAGAAAGTTTCGTTATCCGCTTGCAAAGGGTGCAAATGCTACAATTTACCCAACTGCCTTTTCTCCAACCTATCATCCCTCCAAATCTTGTTTTGTACCGCCAACCAGGAGAAGAATTTGACTTTCGAAGCTTCAGAGTGGTGAAACAACAGCGAATCAAGTATCTCTCCCTTTGTACTGCCAACCTGGGCAGCGGCAGTGGGGCACCCTCTCCCCTTGCCGGAGGGTGGCGACGCGTGGCATTGCCCTCTGGCGGCGCGGCCATGGGACGTGGCGACACGGGCTGGCGGCGGTGGCTCAGAGCGTGTGGTGGTTCCCTCTGTCGTGGCGGCGGTGGGATCTGGCTTGGGACCGTCGACCGCGCTGGTGGAGGTGCTGGTTCGGGTGTCCCCTGCACTCGGGCGCTTCTCTGTGCTGCTAGCGGCAGCGAGCTCTGGTGGCCAATGACCAGGGTGGCACGGGCCTT is from Triticum aestivum cultivar Chinese Spring chromosome 3A, IWGSC CS RefSeq v2.1, whole genome shotgun sequence and encodes:
- the LOC123058656 gene encoding 1-aminocyclopropane-1-carboxylate oxidase homolog 1-like, producing the protein MAPVVDYSQRETEIKAFDESKAGVKGLVDAGVTKLPTMFIHPPENLLNSSLPVDDERLHKVRGLRFPVIDLSGFDCPESRKEIVEEIKKAAESWGFFQLVDHGIPLGVIEGVQRGVRAFHELPQEEKAKWYSRDFAQKVNFFSFHGDFKVTTPADWRDTLSCKVLEDPASFEAIPQICREEVRRYMEGIDGVMRKLSELLSEALGLGSDYLATTRCFNSRSMACHYFPICPEPHLTMGGTKHTDLGFLTLLLQDSVGGLQVLHQDVWIDVPPVKGALLANMGDMMQIITNGGFKSVEHRVLLKPTVQPRISIACFLSTDDLDRPYGPIKELLSEDNRPIFDRVIFREYMKKYKL